A section of the Rhizomicrobium sp. genome encodes:
- a CDS encoding fumarylacetoacetate hydrolase family protein: MRLGWFDDSRLGLVAEDAVRDVTAALGALPPASYPAIGGDPVITHLSTLVAAIGGARPAGPVRKLADARFLSPVGRPTKIIGTPANYHEHVEEADAQAEVFTKRYAGSIREQGMFLKAVSALVGPSQGVTLRFPDRRNDHEMELGVVIGRKGSDIAPADALDHVAGYTIALDMVVRGSEDRSFRKSIDSYAVAGPWLVTPDEIGDPQDLDFSLAVNGEMRQRSNTRLMIMGIAEQIAWASQFYTLWPGDIIMTGTCAGVGPVRPGDVMHCEIEKIGAMDVRVR, from the coding sequence ATGAGGTTGGGGTGGTTCGACGACAGCCGTCTGGGACTGGTCGCGGAAGACGCGGTGCGCGACGTGACCGCGGCGCTGGGCGCGCTTCCGCCGGCGAGCTACCCGGCGATCGGCGGCGATCCGGTCATCACGCATCTGTCGACGCTTGTCGCCGCGATCGGCGGCGCACGGCCGGCCGGTCCGGTTCGAAAGCTCGCCGACGCCCGTTTCCTAAGCCCGGTCGGCCGGCCGACCAAGATCATCGGAACGCCGGCGAATTATCATGAGCATGTCGAGGAAGCCGACGCGCAGGCCGAGGTCTTTACCAAGCGCTATGCGGGGAGCATCCGCGAACAGGGCATGTTCCTCAAGGCCGTGAGCGCCCTGGTGGGTCCGTCGCAGGGCGTGACGCTGCGCTTTCCCGACCGGCGCAACGATCATGAGATGGAACTGGGCGTCGTGATCGGGCGCAAGGGATCGGATATCGCGCCGGCCGACGCGCTCGACCATGTCGCGGGATACACCATCGCGCTGGACATGGTGGTGCGCGGCTCGGAAGACCGCAGCTTCCGCAAGTCGATCGACAGCTATGCCGTCGCCGGGCCCTGGCTGGTGACACCGGACGAGATCGGCGACCCGCAAGACCTCGACTTCTCGCTCGCCGTCAATGGCGAGATGCGCCAGAGATCAAACACGCGGCTGATGATCATGGGCATCGCGGAGCAGATCGCCTGGGCTTCGCAATTCTACACCCTGTGGCCTGGCGACATCATCATGACCGGCACCTGCGCGGGCGTCGGCCCGGTCCGTCCCGGCGACGTCATGCATTGCGAGATCGAGAAGATCGGCGCGATGGACGTTCGCGTCCGCTAG
- a CDS encoding NAD(P)-dependent oxidoreductase produces MANAEVGFIGLGNMGGAIVRRMLKTGVAVTVFDIDAETMRAFVAAGATAASSVKDVADRASLVLVCLPTGGFPGIAREAVQGGALQVYGELSTMRPATMQEIEDIVSARGVALVDAPVSGGVTIAERGELSLMMAGTAEATGRVAAALKSVTAHVFHVGAKPGQAQLCKLANNAIGFTLFIASCEALVVGAAAGIAPAVLLEAVDAGRGRNSWTADKFGPHILSRTFDAGGKLGGGPKALDLYLAEAEILGMPRALVARARDVWAKIATVLDPAKDFTTIIRYFEQFAGVELRGPWPAGQPAGRA; encoded by the coding sequence ATGGCAAACGCAGAAGTCGGCTTCATCGGTCTGGGCAATATGGGCGGGGCGATCGTGCGGCGCATGCTCAAGACGGGCGTGGCGGTGACGGTGTTCGACATCGACGCCGAGACGATGCGGGCGTTCGTGGCGGCCGGCGCCACGGCGGCAAGCTCGGTGAAGGATGTCGCGGACCGGGCCTCGCTGGTGCTGGTGTGCCTGCCGACCGGCGGGTTTCCGGGCATCGCGCGCGAAGCGGTCCAGGGGGGCGCGCTGCAGGTCTATGGCGAATTGTCGACCATGCGGCCCGCGACCATGCAGGAGATCGAAGACATCGTTTCGGCGCGGGGCGTGGCGCTGGTCGATGCGCCGGTGAGCGGCGGCGTCACCATAGCCGAGCGCGGCGAGCTCAGCCTGATGATGGCGGGCACGGCCGAGGCGACCGGCAGGGTGGCGGCGGCGCTGAAATCCGTGACGGCCCATGTGTTCCACGTCGGCGCCAAGCCGGGGCAGGCGCAATTGTGCAAGCTCGCCAACAATGCCATCGGCTTCACGCTCTTCATCGCCAGCTGCGAGGCGCTGGTCGTGGGCGCCGCGGCGGGCATCGCGCCCGCGGTTCTTCTCGAGGCGGTCGACGCGGGCCGAGGCCGCAACAGCTGGACCGCCGACAAGTTCGGCCCTCACATCCTGTCGCGCACATTCGACGCCGGCGGCAAGCTCGGCGGCGGGCCGAAGGCGCTCGACCTGTATCTCGCCGAAGCCGAAATCCTGGGAATGCCGCGCGCGCTCGTGGCGCGGGCGCGCGACGTCTGGGCGAAAATCGCGACGGTACTGGACCCCGCCAAGGACTTCACGACGATCATCCGGTATTTCGAGCAGTTCGCGGGCGTCGAATTGCGAGGGCCCTGGCCGGCCGGCCAGCCCGCCGGCCGGGCATGA